The sequence GGAGAGCTTCACCACAGCGGAGGCGAACATGAGCCGGAAAAGGAGCCAACGATAGAGCCAGACAATCACCCGCGAGGGAGCAGGAGCAAATTGCCCACGGCCCGGGAAGAGCTTCCACGGGGCAAAAAAGATCGCCAAAAACCCCATCTCTAGCAAGAGGGCATCCCATTGGAAACCCATGAATGGTTCACCCACAGCACAAATCGATAGATAGAGGACAAAACAAATTGCTGCAGCAATTGCCGGGGCAATGTTAATAACGAGGAACAAAGCGGCGACTACTCCCAACCACAATACAACCATGAGAACGGTGTCAGATTGGGAATACCAGAAGACGGATGGAATATACCAGAATCGAATCATATTCCCACCTTGTTGAGCTAAAGCCTCCTCCACGATTCGAGCATACTCGGCAACAGGCATGACGCCTTGGCTCCCAAATAATCCCAGCATCTGGGGAATCAGGGACAAAAAGGCAATGAGATAAACAATTCCCAGTCCCCTCAAGAAAAGAGATCGAATCATCAATACACGTGAAACATTCAGTTCCTCCCCCCAAAATAATAAAGTCAGCTTCGAAAAAAGCATACGGTTGGAGGCGACCACTCGATACACAGCCTCTGAGCAGCGGGCGAATGGCTGAAACCCCTGGTAAAACCAAACCAAGAAGCAAAAGACTGGATTTAATGACAAAGCCCTGAAACAGGCCTCAGCTCCATGGTAAATCGCCCCACCTGTATCGATAAATTTCACTGATTGAGCAAATTGCTCTTGGGTAATCTGAGGGAACAGAGGGCCTGCCTCTTGACTGGATCCTATTTGAAAACGTCCGAGGGCAATTTGTTGAAAGTAAAGGGCCCAGCGCTTGCAAAAACCACATTCCCCATCTATAATCAGCAAGTTCTGGGGTGCTGGATTTACGTGTGCATCATTAGTCACTAGAGGACAATTTGGCTCATTTTCAGGCATAAAATCGAATCTAATCGTCTCGAATATGGCACTTTATAGATAAAATCATAGTCTTGAATCAAATTAATTGAATTTTCATATAACACTGATATAATGGGATTTCAATCTCAGTACGTTTTTTCAAATCTATGAAATCAAAAAATCGCATTAAAAAAGCATCGGTTAAAACTACTTCTTCATCAATCTTAACATCAACCCCTGTGGTCGACATCTTACAGAAACCGAAATTTGTTTTCTGTACCTCTTGTGGCGTGAGACTGACGGAACTCAATCATATAGCCCCTTTTGACGGGGTTTGTTCCGCTTGTAAAACTGCCCAAGGTCAAAAAGAAGCGGAGGCCGCCCGCCGTAAACAATCCCAGACAGTTGCCGGACTCAAGCACTCTACCTATGTGCGTAAAGCCCTCAAGGCTATAGAGCCTTGGCTAAATTAATCAGCCGGTTTATCTTTAAATAACAAACCCCCCACTTTTTCGATAAAGTGGGGGGTTTTGTTTTAGATCGATATCATGAATCTATATTGGCGAAGTATTCGTCGCGAACAGCACGGGCGACTTCCTTGCCGACATTATAATCGAACACACTGGGAATGATATTGTCCGGAGCCAGATCAGAAGGAGCCACACACCTTGCAATAGCGCGCGCTGCAGCTACTTTCATTCCTTCTGTAATCTTACGGGCCCTGACATCGAGAGCACCCCGGAAAATCCCGGGGAAGGCTAGAACGTTATTGATCTGGTTAGGATAATCACTCCGGCCGGTCGCTACAATCGCCGCATATTTCATGGCTTCTTCAGGCGGGACTTCCGGTACTGGATTTGCCAGAGCAAAGACAAAACCATTTGGATTCATCGCCTTGAGCCATTGTGGCTCCACGATTCCTGGTCCCGAGACACCGACAAAAACATCCGATTTTTTTAGGCTTTCTTGAACGCCACCTTTTTCATTTTTAGGATTCGTATGATCGGCGAGCCACTTTTTCATGGGGTTAAGATCGGTACGTCCTTTATGGATCGCCCCCATCCTGTCACACATAATTATATTCGAGCAACCCGCGGACATCAAGATTTTGGCAATGGCCACCCCAGCAGCACCAGCACCGACAATGACAACTTTCAGTGACTTGATTTTTTTATTGGTTAATTTGCAGGCATTAATCATGGCGGCAAGGACCACAACAGCCGTCCCGTGCTGGTCATCATGGAAAACCGGTATATCGAGGCGTTCTTTAAGTTTCTCCTCTATTTCAAAACAACGTGGGGCAGAGATATCCTCGAGGTTGATTCCACCGAATCCGGGGGAAATCCGGCAAATCGTTTCCACAATCTCATCGACATCCTTTGTACGTAAACAAATCGGATAAGCGTCCACAGCCCCGTATTCCTTAAAGAGCATGGCTTTACCTTCCATCACAGGCATTGCCGCTTCCGGGCCGATGTCACCGAGGCCAAGGACAGCGGTTCCATCTGTCACCACCGCGACGGAATTTTTCTTAATGGTGTAATCAAAAGCTTTGAGGGGATCTGCTGCAATGATCTGGCAAACACGTGCGACACCCGGGGTATAGGCCATTGAAAGGGTGTCACGGTTATCGAGGCGGAGCTTGCTACGGATCGCTATCTTACCACCCTCATGGATTTTCAGGACTTCATCCGTGACATCTTCGACGACAAGGGTCTTGATTTTCCGCAATGCCTTAACGATCAGGTCTGCATGCTTTTCATCAGCGGCGTGGAAAGTCACACGGCGATTCATCCGGTTATGAATGACCCCGAGTATCTCCACATTGCCCAAGTCACCCCCTTCGTCACCAATGACTTTTGTCACCCTTGCCAACATCCCCGGCAAATTTGGGTAATTCATTTTAATAATAAAGCTGTGACTAATACTCGGTTTCGATGGTTTTTGAGAGCCTTGTTTTTTCTTCATAACCGCACTCTTTCATTTTCCCTGATGGTTAAAAAAAGTTTTTGGCGGATTTACAATTTTCCGCACGACCTACATCATGGCAAGACACGCTCCCAAAATGAAGAAGCCAGATCGCGCCATCTCTTTTTTGCCAGACTATTTTTGTCCTACTTCATTTAGGATTAAGCAAATTGTTTTGCTAAATCCACGAGTAATCGCACCCCGTAACCGGTGGCACCCTTGCCTTGGAAAACATGTTCCCTCGTCGTCCAAGCCACCCCGGCAATATCCAGATGGACCCAAGGTGTCTTTTCCGCCCAGAGCTCTAGGAATGCTGCCGCTGTAATGGCCCCCCCATAACGTCCCCCGACATTTTTAACGTGGGCCACATCACTTTTTATCTGGTCATGGTATTCCGGTCCGATCGGCAGATGCCATGAGGGCTCTCCGCTACTCAGCGAAGCTTGTTTGACCTGTGCAATAAATTCTTCATTATTCCCGAAAAGTCCGGCTTTGTATTCCCCTAGGGCCACAATACAGGCTCCTGTCAATGTCGCTAGGTCGATCATCGCTGCGGGTTCATATTTCTGGCGCGCGTAAGCCATGGCATCGGCTAGGACAATCCGTCCTTCCGCATCGGTGGTGAGCACTTCGATTGTCTTTCCGTCATAGCTGGTAATAATGTCACCAGGACGGTAAGCATGGGCATCCAGGAGATTCTCCGCTGAAGAAATCAGGGCGACCACATTAATCGGGAGCTTTAGGGCGGCAATTGCACAAATGGCCCCGAGGACGGCGACCCCACCCATTTTATCAAATTTCATCTCCTCCATCTTTTCCCATGGTTTGATGGATATTCCCCCGCTGTCGAAAGTAACAGCCTTCCCTACAAAAGCCAACGGCTTGGCTGATTTGTTTTTTGCCCCTTTATATTCCAATGCTATCAGGCGTGGCTCGCTCTTACTGCCACCGCCCACCGCCAATATCCCGCGAAAACCGCCCGCCTCGAGTTTCTTTTTATCAAAGACAGTGGCTTTGAGCTTGTATTTCTTCGCCAGCTTCAAGGCTTCATCCGCCAAGGTGGGAGGATTAATGTAGTTGCCCGGCAGGTTACCGATTTGCCTGACTATATTCACGCATTCTCCGACAATCTGTCCGTCATGGACAGCTTTGGTGACACTCGCGACCTGATCTTTTGAAATTAAAAAACTAATCTCATCAACCTTCGCTTTCTTGGCATTTTTAGAATCCTTGAAACTGGTGAACTCATAAACACCTTGAAGAATACCCTCGACACAGGCTTGAGCAAATTGCTCCACACCGTCTAGGACAAATTGCGCGCGATAAACACCGATTTTATTCAATTGCCGGATGGCGACCCCGGATGCTTTGCGGAATGTATCATCATCAACCTTTTTCCCGTCACCGAGCCCGATTAAAAGGATTCTTTTTTTACCTTCCCTCAGAATGATGTGTGTAAATTTTTTACCGGAAAATTCTTCCGGGGAAATTGCTTCGAGCTCCTTCAAGGGTGGCTTCGACGAGAATTCAGGGATAAATCCAACGACCGGTTGGGACTGGTCGGGTTGAGCGGAAGGTCTGATAGTAAAATTCATCATGTCCTGCACTATAAGCAATTTGCGCGCCCGCGCAAGCTCCCAAGAAGACCCATCATGCCTCTTTTGATATTTTGATGCAAGTACCCATTGCCCTTATAATGGACTCCTGTGGTTCATGAGGAAAACACCCGAGGACTATAAAATTCATTTTTTTCCTTTTTCTAGGGGAAGCCGTCCCATCCAGACTCCAGTTGCCACGTATTTCCACTCAAGCAAGGTGATAGGAGGAGGGGAATTTTCCGGTCCAAATTTAAGCATACGGTCTTCCTTCTTCATTTTTATCACCCAAGGCAATAAAGCCCTTACATCACGGTCATTCCACTTATAACACCTGAAAACTTCCAAATTATCAGGAGTCATCAATCCGGGTTCAAACCCCAAGACATATTTCCAGTTACCCTGTGGAAAATGATAAAACATCTCGTAGAAGAGCCCCATACTTTCATTATAAACGATCCCGTTTTTGCCGGGCAACCAATCACCCAGTTGTTCCGCCTTCTCCTCAGTAAAATATTCTTTATCCAGACTCGATGTCCATCGCTGCCCGTAATCATTTGTCGTCACAAAATAAAAAGCGGTACAGACATATAAAGTCATGAGGATTCTAGGGACAGGTCGTATTTTTAAATGAGAATCCCAGATTTTCTCAAACATGAAATACAAACAGACCAACAATGCCGGGATACCCCAATCCGCCCAAAACCGGATATTGATAAAACCTAACAACCAACCAAGCGCAAAGAGGATAAATGCGGGTTCGCGGAATTGCCCCTTAGAAAATGTCTTTGTATAAACACTAGCAAAAAACACGGCAAAAAAGGCCATCAACACATTCAAAGAACCATCTGAAGGTCTAAATTCCCCCGCTAATTGTTTCTCAATCACATCGTCTCCCACGGCGGAAATAAGGGTTTGTACAGGTTCGATAAGATAGGGCAAGGGCCTTCCGGCAAACCATGTGCCTAATAGACTGCCTAATAACCAACACCCCGTAAAAACCAGTCCCAATCTGATCCGTCCTGACAAGAGAAAGGCCAGTGAAGGCAATGCAAATAAATACCAACTCCCGTGAGTATGGGTCACCAGCGCATAAAGGACGACCAACAAAACTACTTTTAACGGCTGGATCAATTTCCCCCCCCAGTATGACCACATAAACAATAAAGAAATAGTAAATGCCATCGAGATGATAAATGGTCTGCCCAATGCCCAACGGAAGATCAGTCCCATTGTGAGGGAAATAATGAGGAGCGATAAAATCCAAAGTTCGGGATATTTTGTCCAAGGAAAAGCGGACCCCATAAACAATAGGAGGAGGAGGACAACCGAGAAAATCAATAACCCCGTAGTCCCCCATCCCAGGTAGTCATGAAAAAAGCCGAGAAAAACATGCCAACCATGATGATGGTCAGTCGTGACGCCGATTTTCAATACCAGAATGTCCTGCCAATCCTTCCCAGAAACCACTTTAGCAACATGACGCAAAGCATCATCTGGAGGTTGGTATCCCCTACCAATAATCTTGAGCGGAACCAGGATAATCGTAGTCAGACAAACAAACAAAACGATCACGTTGATTCTCTGACCAATCAACTCGACTATGCTGGACTGAAACTTTTTCAGAGAAGAAAACATATCGTCAAGTTGGGGCATTGAGTTTTTGTAAAACATTCACCCCCATAATCAAAGTAAAAAGAGGTAAAATACTTTCCTTCAAGCCGGCGAGTATATCCCCAATCATTTATTCTTATCAAACCTGAAACAAACGCCTGTTATTGCCCTTGATTCTTCTCTTCTTGGGAAAATTGGCCTTCTGGAATAAACTTCAAAGATTCCCCGTTGATACAATAACGCAGTTTTGTCGGGGCAGGTCCATCAGGAAAAACATGTCCCAGATGCCCATCACAGCGGACACAGTGAACCTCCACACGTTCTATCCCGTGACTTTTATCATGTTCTTCGCCAATATTTTCAGCGGCAAAAGGCTGGAAAAAACTGGGCCAACCAGTACCAGAATCAAACTTTGTGTCTGACATAAAAAGGGGCAGGCTGCACGCGGCACAGACATAAATTCCTTTCCCCTTGTTATTAAGCAAACCCTCACAAAAGGGGCGTTCAGTACCCTTTGAGCGCATGAT comes from Verrucomicrobiota bacterium and encodes:
- a CDS encoding NAD-dependent malic enzyme; this encodes MKKKQGSQKPSKPSISHSFIIKMNYPNLPGMLARVTKVIGDEGGDLGNVEILGVIHNRMNRRVTFHAADEKHADLIVKALRKIKTLVVEDVTDEVLKIHEGGKIAIRSKLRLDNRDTLSMAYTPGVARVCQIIAADPLKAFDYTIKKNSVAVVTDGTAVLGLGDIGPEAAMPVMEGKAMLFKEYGAVDAYPICLRTKDVDEIVETICRISPGFGGINLEDISAPRCFEIEEKLKERLDIPVFHDDQHGTAVVVLAAMINACKLTNKKIKSLKVVIVGAGAAGVAIAKILMSAGCSNIIMCDRMGAIHKGRTDLNPMKKWLADHTNPKNEKGGVQESLKKSDVFVGVSGPGIVEPQWLKAMNPNGFVFALANPVPEVPPEEAMKYAAIVATGRSDYPNQINNVLAFPGIFRGALDVRARKITEGMKVAAARAIARCVAPSDLAPDNIIPSVFDYNVGKEVARAVRDEYFANIDS
- a CDS encoding leucyl aminopeptidase → MMNFTIRPSAQPDQSQPVVGFIPEFSSKPPLKELEAISPEEFSGKKFTHIILREGKKRILLIGLGDGKKVDDDTFRKASGVAIRQLNKIGVYRAQFVLDGVEQFAQACVEGILQGVYEFTSFKDSKNAKKAKVDEISFLISKDQVASVTKAVHDGQIVGECVNIVRQIGNLPGNYINPPTLADEALKLAKKYKLKATVFDKKKLEAGGFRGILAVGGGSKSEPRLIALEYKGAKNKSAKPLAFVGKAVTFDSGGISIKPWEKMEEMKFDKMGGVAVLGAICAIAALKLPINVVALISSAENLLDAHAYRPGDIITSYDGKTIEVLTTDAEGRIVLADAMAYARQKYEPAAMIDLATLTGACIVALGEYKAGLFGNNEEFIAQVKQASLSSGEPSWHLPIGPEYHDQIKSDVAHVKNVGGRYGGAITAAAFLELWAEKTPWVHLDIAGVAWTTREHVFQGKGATGYGVRLLVDLAKQFA
- the msrB gene encoding peptide-methionine (R)-S-oxide reductase MsrB translates to MVTVRFYTSAGNASEPKQVPAILKTDEEWSKLLTSEQFHIMRSKGTERPFCEGLLNNKGKGIYVCAACSLPLFMSDTKFDSGTGWPSFFQPFAAENIGEEHDKSHGIERVEVHCVRCDGHLGHVFPDGPAPTKLRYCINGESLKFIPEGQFSQEEKNQGQ
- a CDS encoding lipase maturation factor family protein, with amino-acid sequence MPENEPNCPLVTNDAHVNPAPQNLLIIDGECGFCKRWALYFQQIALGRFQIGSSQEAGPLFPQITQEQFAQSVKFIDTGGAIYHGAEACFRALSLNPVFCFLVWFYQGFQPFARCSEAVYRVVASNRMLFSKLTLLFWGEELNVSRVLMIRSLFLRGLGIVYLIAFLSLIPQMLGLFGSQGVMPVAEYARIVEEALAQQGGNMIRFWYIPSVFWYSQSDTVLMVVLWLGVVAALFLVINIAPAIAAAICFVLYLSICAVGEPFMGFQWDALLLEMGFLAIFFAPWKLFPGRGQFAPAPSRVIVWLYRWLLFRLMFASAVVKLSSGDKVWADWRALDFHYFTQPIPNPVSWYAHQLPRWFQEFSVGSMFFIELVVPFFIFAPRRLRFGAGGLLAFLQVLIILTGNYTFFNWLTLLLVLTCWDDQALEWFSSLFRNRRSKVQIVDEAGSRRPCKPEIFLKRWIIIPALAVLVTWMSIAPLVGAFRINSPQWVSLWNRYLGQFRIVNGYGLFAVMTTERREIVIEGSHDGVNWLPYEFKYKPGDVNRLPPQIAPFQPRLDWQMWFASLGDYQANPWLLNLQGRILEGSQPVCKLLGRDPFAGHPPRYIRAILYDYKFTTPEEHKQTGAWWSRKLLGPYNPTLERRSP